ATCTGGATGCTCAGGTGCTACGTAACGCTCATCTCCCCAAAACACGTGAATTTTGTCCCAAGGCAGTTTTTGGCTAGAGATTGCCTCGTACAACGGTTTCGGTGTACTGCCACCAGACAAGGCAATCGTAAACTGCCCACGCTCTTTGATAGCTATTTCTATTTTAGACAAGATCAATTCTAACGCTCGCGCAATTAGTGTTGTTTGATCCCCAAGAACTTCAATTTTTGTGCTCATCGCGTCATCTTCAAACTAGCTACTTCAAGCAATACAATAGCGAAATAATGACAACTTCCCTTTTTAGTTTTTGAAACTTTTAACATCATTCATATGGATGTAGAGCCTGGTTGAGCCGTTGTACAAAATTCTTGCCAAATCGTAACAAAAATTTTTATAAACAACGACAGGAAGAATACCGCCTCCTCTTAAAGGGCGGATGTAGCGACAGAAGCGGTTTCAATCCCTATACTATAATCATATCAGTCAGCCCCAGACTTGAAAACCTACTCGCTTCCAACGGAAAGCTGGGCGCTCTACATAGAATTTACGGAAATTTTGCGGAAATATCACTTGAAGCGTCTGGGCTAATGGATAAGAAGTGGAATATTCTTAAAATGTGCAAGGTTTAAAGCATAGAACTGTTTTAGCCTTGGTAGAGTTCATTCCAGTTTGCGATCGCTTCACGTTGGGCAATTAATAATTGTTGAATGCCTTTCTCCGCAAAATCCAGTAGAGAATTGAGTTGGGTACGGCTAAAACTACCTTCTTCGGCAGTGCCCTGAACTTCTATTATCCCCAACTGCTGATTCATCACCACATTAAAATCTACCTCAGCCCTGACATCTTCAATGTAGTTCAGATCCAAAAACGGCTCACCTTGCAACAATCCTACAGAAATCGCTGCTACCTGTCCAATGATAGGCGATCGCTCTAATACTCCTTGCTGCAACAATTTAGAGATTGCATTCGCTAATGCCACAAACCCGCCTGTAATCGCTGTTGTCCTGGTTCCAGCATCTGCTTGCAACACATCTGCATCAACAGTCAGCGTGCGTTCTCCTATCGCTTCTAAATCTAATGCTGCTCTTAAACTACGTCCAATCAAACGTTGGATTTCTTGAGTTCGTCCAGACAACTTCATAAATTCCCGTTCTTGCCGTTGCGGTGTGGCTGTTGGTAGCATTCGATATTCCGCAGTTAGCCAACCTTTACCAGTTCCTTCTAGAAATTTAGGAACTCCCTGTGTTACGCTGACGCTACAAAGTACTTGAGTGTCGCCGCATTTTGCCAGAACAGCTGCAGGCGCAAAGCGCGTAAAACTTTGCTGAAAGCTAATAGGACGTAGTTGGTAGGGTTGCCGACCGTCTGGACGCTGCCAAGCCATTGGGTTTGCCTTAAAATTTGTATCCACTATACAGTCGGTTATGCTTTGAGTATTAGGCTTTAAATATTATAAAGCTTGACTCATTTTCTAGCCAATAGTCAACAACATACACAGAGTTTGGTACTCTAAAAAAGATAATCACTATACTTTTGTCTCAAAGCTTATTGGGAAGTTAAAAGTAAATCGATAATATTTTGCTGCACAGCTTGTGGTGGCTGGTCTCCGTTGATAGTTAACAAGCGGCGGCGACGATCATAATACTCTAAAATCGGAACAGTACGGTCATAAAAAGTTTCCACACGACGCTGGACAATTTCCGGTAGATCATCTGGAAGAAAACGTTCCATACAACGATTCACCATAACGGCTTGTGGGACTTGTAAGTAGATTGCCCAGTCTAAATTGTGCCCTAGATCATCTAATAAAAAGTCCAATCCCTCAGCTTGCTCTGCTATACTAGGATAACCCTCCAACACCCAATTATCCTTAAAATCAGACTTTTTTAGCTGAATCTGGATGGATTCAAGAATTATTTCGTCTAGAACGAGTTCTCCTGTCTCCATGTATGACTGTGCGAGATTACCGAGATAGGAAAAGGATGAAATTGCAAACCTGTGCTGGTGCTCTAGGATACCTCCGTTATCTTGTTCTGAGTTTCCTTTAGGAATAGAATTTTTTTGAGGAAAATCCTCTGGGCAAAAAGCAGCGATAGCTTCGCTGCTGCACTGCGCGCAGATCATATCTTGTAATATCTGATCACTGGAAATCAGAGGAATATTAAAGTATGTGCAAAGCCCTTGTGCTTGAGTGCTTTTCCCTGCTCCCGAACCTCCTATTATGACTAATTTCACAACATTCGCTCCTAATTTTTTGAAAAGAATTCAGAATACACCAACGCAGAAAACAGTCAAAACTCCCTGAGAGAAAACTTTCACACTCATTTGTCCTGTCTCTTAATTGATTTATGTTTTTCGTTATATGTTTCTATTTTTACAACAACTTTCTGAGAAAAAGCAATCATCTGTGTTTCCATAACTCTTGACTTCAGCATAAATGTAGTGTTTGACTAAGAATACGACGCACCAAAATACATTACGTATCCTCAAAAGCAGCTAGATTATACAGTCTACTTTCGATAGCATAAATTTAAGCAAAACCACTGACTTTTATTGTTTTATTTTAGATACTATATGCTTGCTCAATTAGAAACCCCAAACTTAAATTCAACCCTCGATGTACCATACTCCGTTGAAGGCATCATACAAGTTTTCACTACCTATCATCGTAGTTTTTTTACTAGTGTTGTGGCTCAAGCACTGAGAATCGCCGGTCAAGGCACACCAGTGTTAGTAGTACAGTTTCTCAAGGGTGGGATTCGTCAAGGACAAGAAAACCCGATTCGACTGGGACAAAAGTTAGATTGGATTCGCTGTGATTTGCCTCGTTGCATTGATACACCACACTTGGACGAAAGCGAAACGAAATCTTTACAAAAATTGTGGCAATATACACAAAAGGTTGTGTGTGAAGGTAAGTATTCTCTGGTTGTATTAGATGAGCTAAGCTTAGGGATTCACTTTGGCTTAATTGCTGAAACAGAAGTTCTAGCATTTCTGGCAAAACGTCCTTCCCACATCGATATTGTCCTGACAGGATCACAAATGCCCAAATCTATTCTAGAAATAGCAGACCAAATTACCGAAATTCGTCGTAGTTATCAACCGTAATTGAGTGTATCGATACCGAGTTACGACATTATAATATTACCTATCTCCGAGAGAAGGCTCCCGCTGTAACGGTACTCCGTACCTGCGGAAGTCGCTACGCGTCTGGTGCGGTGAGATGAATCAGTGTTACAAACATAACCTCGAAGGTTATGAATTGAGAGCAAAATAACTAAAGCAGAAGCTTCAATTCGTTCATCAAAGATTCCGGATTGGAGGTAAATGATAAGTCTAAAACACATTAATATGGAGAAGTAAATGTTAAAAAATGACCGGTGGATAATTCAGCAAGCTCAATTGGGTATGATTGAACCTTTTGAACCTAGTTTGGTTCGTGCTGTTTCGATAGATAGCACAGGTTTACCTCGTCCAGTCCTGAGTTATGGACTTTCTTCTTATGGATATGATATTAGGTTGTCACCTGTAGAATTCAAGGTATTCCGTCATATTCCTGGCACAGTAGTTAATCCTAAAAGATTTAATCCTGATAATCTTGAATCTGTACCATTACACTCCGATGAAGATGGTGATTATTTTATTATTCCTGCACACTCTTATGGTTTAGGAGTTGCACTAGAACGGCTTGTTATTCCACCTAATATTACTTGTTTATTTATTGGCAAATCTACATATGCTCGTTGTGGGTTAATTTGGAACCTGACTCCCGGAGAAAGTGGTTGGACAGGCTGGCTGACACTGGAGGTGTCGAATTCCTCTAGTGCTGATTGTCGAGTATTCGCCAATGAAGGTGTAGTTCAAGCTTTATTTATGGAAGGCGAACCATGTGGAACTACTTATGCAGATCGTGCAGGAAAATATCAAGACCAGCCTCATAAAGTGACGCTAGCTAAAGTTTAATAGATATGATTTCAAGTAGGAGTTAAACCATGCCAGTCAAACAGCCGAATACTGAAAGATTAAACAAAATGGTACTCTCGAAACTAGAGATGATTCCATGAAATCATACCAAAGCTTCACTACAAACAATCATGGGTATTGGCTGAGATAATGTAGGTAAACTGTTATCTTGCCATTCGCGCATATTATGTTGACGGTAAATCTGTACCAGTTGACTGAACAATTCTTGACCTGTGAAACCATCACGCCGCAATTTATTTAACTCTCGGTTGACTGCTTGATTCACACAAGCGCGAAACGTTTTTTCTAAAATATTGACCTGAGTTTTGAGTTCTTCATGTGCAATCGCTTTAAAAAAGATCCTCAATTCCCGCAGAATATACCTTTGACCTTGAGTCAAACGCGCGTTAAACTCCCTTTCGGCTTGACGATGCTTTACTTCTTCTGCAAATTGATGTTTCAGGCGCATGACAGCAGAGTTATGTTCTTTGGGAAGAGTTGAGGTGGGAGTGGTGGAATCAGCTTTAATTGCACCCAAGATGCGGGGGATATCCCTAGAAATGATTTTCCCTTTGTCGTCCAATAAAAATAACTGCTGGTAGCCTTTTATATCAGGTCTATTGGGGTCTGAAGCTTCACAGAAAACGTATGTTCCGTTTTGCTGCATAGAGAATTTAGCTGTACGAATACCATGCGGTAAATGAGCAATTCGTTCATATTCTCCGAGGTCATGTTTTTGTAATTTTCTCAGAATTTCTTCAGCTTCATTTAAATCCAAAAAATCCTCTTCTGCTTCAATATCAAAGAGACTCAACTGTTTGCCTTGTTGTTCGTAAATGGCATACATAGCTTCTTCGTTGAGTTGCTCAGTTCGGTCAAGAATCGCAGCATCTTCACCGATAGTATCATGAATTTCCTGAATTCTATTTTTCAGCTTTTGCTTCAAACCTAAATTGCGTTCAATACCCAATTCAGGTAAAAAGTTGTATCCATAAATGACATCTTTCTCGCTACCAATTCTATCTATACGACCAAAACGCTGAATCAATTTTACTGGATTCCAGTGCAAATCGTAATTCATTATCAGATCACCATCTTGGAGGTTTAAACCTTCTGCCAAGACATCGGTAGCAATCAGTGTATTAATTTCTGATTCACCTGGTTTAAATTTATATTCCTTGTTAGCGTTCGGCGCGAATCTTCCCACTAAACGCGCTTTATTCTTGTTGCTACCACTATAAATGACATCAAAATCATCTCGTTGTCCGCCTGGGTTTAAGTTCTCATATAGATACTTTGCTGTATCTGCATACTGAGTGAAAATTAATCGTTTTTTATTTTTCAGAGTAGATTTAGATAACCAATTAAGAAGAGTTTGTAGTTTGCTGTCTTTTTCAGGGGTGATAGGTTCAACTAATGCCAAAATCTTTTTTAGCAGTTTAATATCATGCTCGATATGCTGTTGTAACTTTTCTGCATCAAAATCTGCTATATCATATTTATCAGAGACTTTTTGCAATCCATCCATCAAATCTTGTTCTTCTGCTTGGTTATAATCTTCCGATAGCAGAGTTTGGGCTTCTTCTCCAGCTGCGACAAATCCTTGAGACAGTGCTTTTAAAAACCTTTCATGCACTATCAAGAGTTTTTTGATAGATTTTTGAAAAGCGCAAACACTGGACTCAAAGCGCTTAAACAACAGCACTCGCATGAGTCCTCGCAAGTTAGCGCCTGCGCGCTGCAATGTGTTATAAGGTTCTTGCTTTTGTTTATCTTTTAAAACATAATTCCACAGTCCATAACGCGCATAACTGAGTTCGTTAGTTGGTGGTTTGGCTAATTGGCGCTTGCGAGATTTACCCAAGTATTGACGTAATTCTTGGTATAGTCCTTGGTATGTATCCTCAATGCTGTACTCAATGGTTTCTAGTTCTCGCTTGGGAAAAAAGCGATGCTTTCCACCAACGATGACGTAAGCGCGTCGGCTTCCTTCCAGGTACTCACGAAAGTTAGCTGGATCTACTGCTTGTTGAGTTTGTGAGTCGAAACCGTAAAAACGTAGAATATGGTTGCGGGTACGACGAATTAGGATATGAGAGAGTAATTCTTGTAACTTTTTCTCGCCTTTTTCAACTAATTGGAAATATTCTTTTAAATCAGGAGGATCTATCGGTAAATCAGTTTTGTCGTCTTGATGAAATAGTTTTAGCTGGTGGTAGATATCCCAAGCACTCTTATTTCGCGGAGTCGCTGTTAATAAGCAACAACGTTTACCAGCAGCTAAAAATGCTTCTAGGACTTTATATCTTTGAGTCGTGTGATTTCGCAGGTTATGGCTTTCGTCTATAAGTACAAAATCTCTATCTTGAAATCTGAAATTATCTAACAAAACTTTGAATCTGCTTTCCTCGTCTTGTTTGAGCATTCCCATTGAAAGAACACGAGCATTTAGCTGGTAGACTTCGTTGTAACGTTCCCACATTTCTAGTAGTGGTGCAGGACAAATAATTAAAGGACGTGCGCGTTCTGTTTGTTCAAATCTTTTAACAATTGCAGCGCCAATAAAGCTTTTTCCCAGTCCGACAACATCCGAGACGAAAGCGCCGCCATAGTCTCTGATATTTTGCACAGCATTATTAACGGCGACTTTTTGAAAATCTGCTAATTGTTTAGTAATTACGTCTTCTAAAATTATGTCTTTTGGTGCGGTATCTTCTAATCTGTCTTTTACTAAACTATAGAGAGTTTTCATATAAACATCATAGGGACGAACTGTAGAACCCGCCCAAGATTGTTTCATTTCTCTCATCAAGGCTTCGTTAAAATCTTCCGCTTCGTTCCACAGTTCATCAAACCAGTGAGTTAATTCTGTATGGTTATCGTTTCCGTGAATGACTACATTGAGTTCGGTATTATGGGTGATACCAGAAAGGGTAAGATTGGATGAACCAACTATAGCAATGCCTTTCTCAGCACGTTCTAAGGCTCTACCTTTATGATCGTAAACAGTACCGTAGTCAAAAATATAAGCCTTGGCGTGTAAAGTTCCTTTGGTGTAAACCCGGACGTGAAGCCGTTTTTCTTCAATCATCTGCACGAGATTTTTTACCAGTATCTCAGCTTCATCTGTCTGATCCATGAGTTCGATACTGGAACGGATATTGGCTGCTGTAACACTCGCCATCTGTTTTTCTTCACTGCGCTTGGGATATTTTTGCGCTTCGATTTTATCTTCAATTAATTCTAGTCTTCGGTATCCTTGGGCTATTTGTTCAATGGTTTCGCGATTGCTAGTATTGCCAATTAGCAGACGTAATTCTTTCATGTTGGCGAGGCGTTCTGCAATGGCGGTGAAGCCAGAAATAAAGAAGTAACCTACCGCAAAATGAGCCGCTTCTGATGAGTCGAGAATGCGCTTGATTTGGTCTACTAATTTTTGATTGCGATTATCTATTATATCGTGGGTAGGCATATTTTTCTATTTTATGCATAAGTCGTAGGGCGCATTATGCTTTGTTAAAGCACTCTATGGTAAAGCTGCCATTTCTTACATCTTGCATTTGGTAAAATAAATATCAAAGTCATTGCATATGATTTGACTCCGTTCTTGTCCGCCTAGGACTGTAAGTCCCAGGCTAATAGCCGAAGTTCATTTTAATGGACTAAAATCGATATTTGTTTATTCTGATACTACGAGCGAGATTTATTCTCTTCTCTATTGTCCTATAAGCCATAAAGAGCGGCGACTCTCTCATCTATTTCTTTCTCCCATGCTTCACAGTCAACGCCTTTTGCATCTAGGCATTTTTGGACTATTTTAGATATTGCTTCGCGTTCTGTAGTTGAAGCATTGGGGATAGGAATTTTACTTATATAGATTGCTCTTAACTCTAACCGTCCACCTTTATCCGCGTCACCTAGTACAGAACAAATGTTTTTTAGATATTCCCAAACGGGTTTAGAATTTAACACGCCTAGAAGATAAAGGTCATTTGAAGGTATGATAAAAGCTTTATTGTTTAAAAATAAACTATTTTGATCAAATGCAAATCGTGGTTCTTTACATATTTCGGGATAAACAATCTTAGGTTGTTCAAAAACAGGGTAGTAATCACAAGCACGGAGTTCCCACCAATATTTACCTTTGTCATATCGCTTTTCTAATTCAGCTTGCCACTGCTTTAAATGTGCAAAAACAGCAGGATAGTGGTTGATGTTAACACCAATAGGTGTAACAATAAGCCAGCGTTTTTTAGATTCAAGACGCCACTTGCGAACGTCATCACCTACAGCCAAATGTTTAATAATTTCTACACTTTTTTGGTCTTGGATGATTAGTTCTGCCCGCTTCGTGTCATCAATGATAAATGCTTTATTAAAACCTGTTTTAATTCCCCAATAAATTTTACCCTTGATATACTCATTTAATTGAATACCTGTTGCTTCCATCTTTCGCAGACGGTTGCCATTAGTCATATCGGTTAGTGACCAGCTTGACCCTTTTAGAGCATCCTTAGCTAAGATTTGCCCATTTTCCCTAATAATTTCAAGTACATTAGGATAGGGTGGGTTCAAATATTTTACTTGTGTAAAGATACTTGAAACATTATCGCTTTTACTATTTTGACCAATAAAAACCATTGGAAAAGTAGCAGCACTTTTAAATACTGGTAACTCTCCAAAATCTGTAATGCTATGAACCTGGCAATTATCAGCGATATGCTTTCGCAACTTCTCACCATACTTTGCGCGGAACCATTTATTAGAAGAGATGAACGCCAACATTCCACCAGGCTTTAAAAGTTGCAAAGCACGGGCATAAAAGAAACAATATAAATCAGATGTTCCTGTATAAACAGCCGGATACACTTTTTGTAGTGTTGGCTTTAAGTGTTTTATTAATTCTTGTCGCACATAAGGCGGATTCGCTACCTGAATATCAAAACCACCATCTGCAAAAACTTCTGCAAACTCTACCGCCCAGTCAAACCCTTGCACTTTGCTGCTTCCATGAGTCACCAGCGCAATTTGAGTTTTTAATTCATTAATTTCCTGTTCTAATTTTCGCTTTTTACCTCCTTCATGAGTTCGCATATACTCAGCTTTCTTTTGGCGATACTGGTTGATAAACTCATGCCTAATAACTCCTGTCGTTGATGGACTAGGTGCAATTAAACTATCTCCCTGTTCAATTTTATATTTCAGGTTGGGTAAAGGTGGCGGGTTATCTCCTTCGTATTCCACGGCTAGCGATAACCACAACCTTAACCGGGCAATATTGACTGCAAAAATGTCAATATCTACACCATAAAGATTATTTTCTATAATGTCTAGCTTGCGGTGATATACATTCTTGGAATCCAATCCTGTGTTAGCAGATAAACATTGACGCAAATCTAATAACTCATGAAGCATACCTAGTATATAAGCACCGCTTCCACAGGCTAAATCGCAGGTTCTGACTTGATGCAATGCTTCTAAGATGGCTTCAGAATTTTTTATCTTATCTGGAATATGTTCGTCAACAAATTGAGCGATTGCATCACTTGACTCTCCTGATACTTGAGTTTTTAAATACCCCTTCAAAGCTTCCCGACACATGAAATAAACAATCGGCTTGGGAGTATAGTAACTTCCAGATTCATGCCTCCCTGTTACCAATTCCTCGAATACCTTGCCAAGCATTTCC
This portion of the Brasilonema sennae CENA114 genome encodes:
- a CDS encoding adenylate kinase family protein; the encoded protein is MKLVIIGGSGAGKSTQAQGLCTYFNIPLISSDQILQDMICAQCSSEAIAAFCPEDFPQKNSIPKGNSEQDNGGILEHQHRFAISSFSYLGNLAQSYMETGELVLDEIILESIQIQLKKSDFKDNWVLEGYPSIAEQAEGLDFLLDDLGHNLDWAIYLQVPQAVMVNRCMERFLPDDLPEIVQRRVETFYDRTVPILEYYDRRRRLLTINGDQPPQAVQQNIIDLLLTSQ
- a CDS encoding helicase-related protein — encoded protein: MPTHDIIDNRNQKLVDQIKRILDSSEAAHFAVGYFFISGFTAIAERLANMKELRLLIGNTSNRETIEQIAQGYRRLELIEDKIEAQKYPKRSEEKQMASVTAANIRSSIELMDQTDEAEILVKNLVQMIEEKRLHVRVYTKGTLHAKAYIFDYGTVYDHKGRALERAEKGIAIVGSSNLTLSGITHNTELNVVIHGNDNHTELTHWFDELWNEAEDFNEALMREMKQSWAGSTVRPYDVYMKTLYSLVKDRLEDTAPKDIILEDVITKQLADFQKVAVNNAVQNIRDYGGAFVSDVVGLGKSFIGAAIVKRFEQTERARPLIICPAPLLEMWERYNEVYQLNARVLSMGMLKQDEESRFKVLLDNFRFQDRDFVLIDESHNLRNHTTQRYKVLEAFLAAGKRCCLLTATPRNKSAWDIYHQLKLFHQDDKTDLPIDPPDLKEYFQLVEKGEKKLQELLSHILIRRTRNHILRFYGFDSQTQQAVDPANFREYLEGSRRAYVIVGGKHRFFPKRELETIEYSIEDTYQGLYQELRQYLGKSRKRQLAKPPTNELSYARYGLWNYVLKDKQKQEPYNTLQRAGANLRGLMRVLLFKRFESSVCAFQKSIKKLLIVHERFLKALSQGFVAAGEEAQTLLSEDYNQAEEQDLMDGLQKVSDKYDIADFDAEKLQQHIEHDIKLLKKILALVEPITPEKDSKLQTLLNWLSKSTLKNKKRLIFTQYADTAKYLYENLNPGGQRDDFDVIYSGSNKNKARLVGRFAPNANKEYKFKPGESEINTLIATDVLAEGLNLQDGDLIMNYDLHWNPVKLIQRFGRIDRIGSEKDVIYGYNFLPELGIERNLGLKQKLKNRIQEIHDTIGEDAAILDRTEQLNEEAMYAIYEQQGKQLSLFDIEAEEDFLDLNEAEEILRKLQKHDLGEYERIAHLPHGIRTAKFSMQQNGTYVFCEASDPNRPDIKGYQQLFLLDDKGKIISRDIPRILGAIKADSTTPTSTLPKEHNSAVMRLKHQFAEEVKHRQAEREFNARLTQGQRYILRELRIFFKAIAHEELKTQVNILEKTFRACVNQAVNRELNKLRRDGFTGQELFSQLVQIYRQHNMREWQDNSLPTLSQPIPMIVCSEALV
- the rph gene encoding ribonuclease PH, coding for MAWQRPDGRQPYQLRPISFQQSFTRFAPAAVLAKCGDTQVLCSVSVTQGVPKFLEGTGKGWLTAEYRMLPTATPQRQEREFMKLSGRTQEIQRLIGRSLRAALDLEAIGERTLTVDADVLQADAGTRTTAITGGFVALANAISKLLQQGVLERSPIIGQVAAISVGLLQGEPFLDLNYIEDVRAEVDFNVVMNQQLGIIEVQGTAEEGSFSRTQLNSLLDFAEKGIQQLLIAQREAIANWNELYQG
- a CDS encoding Eco57I restriction-modification methylase domain-containing protein, whose amino-acid sequence is MIALEVQKSISNSLQNLKNIDGLKRLFWSQLNYERVNKELSRRRMTDAVKNELIDDPLLLASGGNNTFHVIYARLKSEDLSRQGERSVVNNLLKKHPYALFVFSNQSQSRWHFINVKYDSSPQKRKLFRRITVGEGEQLRTATERISLLDLDSINPDASPLDIQTRHDEAFDVEGVTQEFFKEYRKTFEKVESLIQWTTDSERKRLFTQKLFNRLMFIGFIQKKGWLKFQGRIDYLSALSEAYQDEDGTSNRNFYRDRLSLLFFTGLNNPQEIDIAGINNGGFLKELIGTVPYLNGGLFEQDEDDKNYQIIIPDDCIKSILHDLFQRFAFTVTESTPLDVEVAVDPEMLGKVFEELVTGRHESGSYYTPKPIVYFMCREALKGYLKTQVSGESSDAIAQFVDEHIPDKIKNSEAILEALHQVRTCDLACGSGAYILGMLHELLDLRQCLSANTGLDSKNVYHRKLDIIENNLYGVDIDIFAVNIARLRLWLSLAVEYEGDNPPPLPNLKYKIEQGDSLIAPSPSTTGVIRHEFINQYRQKKAEYMRTHEGGKKRKLEQEINELKTQIALVTHGSSKVQGFDWAVEFAEVFADGGFDIQVANPPYVRQELIKHLKPTLQKVYPAVYTGTSDLYCFFYARALQLLKPGGMLAFISSNKWFRAKYGEKLRKHIADNCQVHSITDFGELPVFKSAATFPMVFIGQNSKSDNVSSIFTQVKYLNPPYPNVLEIIRENGQILAKDALKGSSWSLTDMTNGNRLRKMEATGIQLNEYIKGKIYWGIKTGFNKAFIIDDTKRAELIIQDQKSVEIIKHLAVGDDVRKWRLESKKRWLIVTPIGVNINHYPAVFAHLKQWQAELEKRYDKGKYWWELRACDYYPVFEQPKIVYPEICKEPRFAFDQNSLFLNNKAFIIPSNDLYLLGVLNSKPVWEYLKNICSVLGDADKGGRLELRAIYISKIPIPNASTTEREAISKIVQKCLDAKGVDCEAWEKEIDERVAALYGL
- a CDS encoding P-loop NTPase family protein encodes the protein MLAQLETPNLNSTLDVPYSVEGIIQVFTTYHRSFFTSVVAQALRIAGQGTPVLVVQFLKGGIRQGQENPIRLGQKLDWIRCDLPRCIDTPHLDESETKSLQKLWQYTQKVVCEGKYSLVVLDELSLGIHFGLIAETEVLAFLAKRPSHIDIVLTGSQMPKSILEIADQITEIRRSYQP
- the dcd gene encoding dCTP deaminase; translated protein: MLKNDRWIIQQAQLGMIEPFEPSLVRAVSIDSTGLPRPVLSYGLSSYGYDIRLSPVEFKVFRHIPGTVVNPKRFNPDNLESVPLHSDEDGDYFIIPAHSYGLGVALERLVIPPNITCLFIGKSTYARCGLIWNLTPGESGWTGWLTLEVSNSSSADCRVFANEGVVQALFMEGEPCGTTYADRAGKYQDQPHKVTLAKV